A portion of the Ruminococcus albus AD2013 genome contains these proteins:
- a CDS encoding DUF4116 domain-containing protein, with product MNDNELKLTNNLTITDISKSIDIPVGFKSTGAMQLLKNTYKKEQSSQMVEAAISENPFSLQYASKRLKTYEICLKAVKSEGMALQYVPKELKDRNLCLAAVASDGLAIEFVPVDYIDKELALQAVSSEPIGSAARFFFPYVSPEMERNIRKKEKGVYPIKFIPDNIIDKDIVYASVNAQPLSLKNIPKQYRTKEICDVAISKNGIAIKYVPENYIDTVIVDKALDNTFMAFDYIPDKFKNKKRCINAFNSDIKMFKDIPHRYLTIDMCKEVIDYIANFRIKNGYLDEKLLITKLLKNIPQKIISDKAFINYMLAVINEDVLKQIIEVNEQKNILEQFLPSATVDYIQKKRKVVYNTIIKLDASECDLPDSIYEVEPVSSSIPQIYDFSDDRNNQRTIYYISDLHLEHQFHNTFPDEKDVKLSKLYEYVEQKVDEMIDGIKPAVDSFLLIGGDVAHSFPVLYHFYEYLSEKWDAYEIVSVLGNHELWYGHYNPDEVLVPPSVDYISAQYNRTIFDKFGIKMLQNSIFTFPGGLIDENTILKMSEEEIKHKLGTGFIILGGTGFSGLCPLYNANNGLYRHTLQTVEKDMIQTERFATVYNKLSRCVGDRRIIVLTHCPYDNWTDQPLNENWIYVSGHTHRNGIIRQSNGAFVLHDNQIGYSPKEFKLKAFTTAKWYGYDPFLHYLDGIYKISRDSYLYFNLTKGIYISSFKSSDDILMLKKNKLYMFLLRDNFDRISLLEGGKIRPLSHNDPRYYYIHIDEYYQKMKQFLKPIHDNLSAISEEVQRFGGSGYIHGSIVDITPFTHLYLNIEDSSIIPYFAKNIVDKYPYSNVSTLLYDKAPTLLPDFNELQKSGKLQILNKVNCNFQYFPDTSVYNPSNKLRAIQYMFDNNVIRTWYDDLIKSEALTSDSLDYIDI from the coding sequence TTGAACGATAATGAATTGAAATTAACAAATAACTTAACTATAACAGATATCAGCAAAAGTATTGATATTCCAGTCGGATTCAAATCAACTGGTGCAATGCAACTACTTAAAAATACATATAAAAAAGAGCAATCATCACAGATGGTCGAAGCGGCAATTAGTGAAAATCCATTTTCGTTGCAGTATGCCTCTAAAAGACTTAAAACATACGAAATCTGTTTAAAAGCTGTAAAATCAGAAGGAATGGCTTTGCAGTATGTCCCTAAAGAACTTAAAGACCGAAACCTTTGTCTTGCTGCTGTTGCGAGTGATGGATTGGCAATTGAATTTGTTCCAGTTGATTATATAGACAAAGAACTTGCTTTACAGGCAGTTAGTTCTGAACCAATAGGCTCGGCTGCAAGATTTTTCTTTCCTTATGTTTCTCCTGAAATGGAAAGAAACATAAGAAAAAAAGAAAAAGGAGTCTATCCAATAAAGTTTATTCCGGACAATATTATAGATAAAGATATTGTATATGCATCAGTAAATGCTCAACCACTTAGTTTAAAAAATATTCCAAAGCAGTATCGAACAAAGGAAATCTGTGATGTTGCAATATCAAAGAACGGAATCGCAATAAAATATGTGCCTGAAAACTATATTGATACGGTTATTGTGGACAAAGCACTTGATAATACATTCATGGCTTTTGACTATATACCAGATAAATTTAAGAATAAAAAAAGATGCATTAATGCATTCAACAGTGACATCAAAATGTTTAAGGATATTCCTCATAGGTATTTGACTATAGATATGTGTAAAGAGGTAATAGACTATATAGCAAATTTTAGAATTAAAAACGGTTATTTAGATGAGAAATTGCTAATAACAAAACTATTAAAAAACATTCCTCAGAAAATCATATCGGATAAAGCATTTATCAATTATATGTTAGCCGTGATAAATGAGGATGTTCTTAAGCAAATTATCGAAGTAAATGAGCAGAAAAATATCTTGGAACAATTTCTACCCAGTGCAACAGTTGATTATATTCAAAAAAAGCGAAAAGTTGTATACAATACAATTATAAAACTTGATGCTTCAGAATGTGATCTACCTGATTCAATTTATGAAGTAGAGCCTGTCTCATCATCAATTCCTCAAATATATGATTTTTCAGATGATAGAAATAATCAAAGAACAATATACTATATATCAGATCTCCATCTTGAACATCAATTTCATAATACATTTCCAGATGAAAAAGACGTAAAACTATCAAAGCTATATGAATATGTTGAGCAAAAAGTTGACGAAATGATCGATGGAATCAAACCTGCGGTTGACAGTTTTCTACTTATCGGTGGTGATGTTGCACATTCCTTTCCTGTTTTGTATCATTTTTACGAGTATCTTTCGGAAAAATGGGATGCGTACGAAATAGTGTCTGTTTTAGGGAATCACGAGCTTTGGTATGGTCATTATAATCCTGATGAAGTTCTTGTACCTCCATCTGTTGACTATATCTCTGCACAATATAATAGAACTATATTTGATAAATTTGGGATAAAAATGCTCCAAAATTCAATTTTTACTTTTCCGGGAGGATTAATAGACGAAAATACAATATTAAAAATGTCTGAAGAAGAAATCAAGCATAAATTAGGAACGGGTTTTATAATCCTTGGGGGAACTGGCTTTTCCGGATTATGCCCATTATATAATGCAAATAATGGACTGTACAGACATACTCTGCAAACTGTTGAAAAAGACATGATTCAAACCGAAAGATTTGCAACTGTCTACAATAAACTAAGCAGATGTGTAGGCGACAGGCGGATCATAGTATTGACTCACTGCCCTTATGATAATTGGACTGATCAACCACTAAACGAAAACTGGATTTACGTTAGTGGTCATACTCATAGAAACGGTATAATTAGACAATCGAATGGTGCTTTTGTGCTTCATGATAATCAGATTGGTTATTCTCCAAAAGAATTCAAATTAAAAGCATTTACTACTGCTAAATGGTATGGATATGATCCATTTTTGCATTATCTGGACGGCATATATAAGATATCAAGAGATAGTTATCTGTATTTTAACCTAACAAAAGGAATATATATTTCCAGTTTCAAGTCAAGTGACGATATCCTTATGTTAAAAAAGAACAAATTGTATATGTTCCTACTCAGAGATAATTTTGATAGAATATCCCTCTTGGAAGGAGGTAAAATTCGCCCATTGTCGCATAATGATCCAAGGTATTATTATATTCACATAGATGAATACTATCAAAAAATGAAGCAATTTCTTAAACCTATACATGATAATTTAAGTGCTATATCTGAAGAAGTCCAAAGGTTCGGAGGAAGTGGCTACATTCACGGAAGCATAGTTGATATTACGCCTTTTACACATTTATACTTGAATATTGAAGATAGTTCAATCATTCCTTATTTTGCTAAAAATATAGTCGATAAGTATCCTTATTCAAATGTTTCAACTCTTCTTTACGATAAAGCTCCTACACTCTTACCAGATTTCAATGAGCTTCAAAAATCTGGAAAACTTCAAATACTAAATAAAGTAAATTGTAATTTTCAATATTTTCCGGATACCAGTGTATATAATCCTTCAAACAAGTTAAGAGCCATCCAGTATATGTTTGACAATAATGTAATTCGCACTTGGTATGATGATCTCATTAAAAGTGAAGCGTTAACTTCTGATAGTTTGGATTATATAGACATATAA